Within the Amaranthus tricolor cultivar Red isolate AtriRed21 chromosome 15, ASM2621246v1, whole genome shotgun sequence genome, the region atacatatataaaatttcGCATGGAGTTTGGAAATACAAACAtgcaaacaaaatttcaattatatGTAGCATTTCAGTTAGAGAATAAatatcactttttaaaaaaattcaaaatgcaGGCAAGTGAGGCACTACGCCATGATCAATCTGATAATTTTGGCAACCATACAATAGTTTACATCCTTTCTTTTGGGCCAAATAACTACATATCTCAACCCCAAACAGCACCTAATTCTAACCATCAGCTAACATTACAAAACCAAGATCATCATGATTTCAACTTAATCTTTACTTTCATGGTAACTTTACTGCTTAATTTACTGCAACTTAAGTATCAAGGAGACTATTACATTTCTCCTTTTCAATCCAATTTTCTTACCATTTTTTTCTCAATTCTATGGCTTGTGCTGTATTATTGCTGCGCGTATGCTGCTTGCAAAATGGTGTCAGCATCACGACAGATTTGCAAACAAATGATGCATATTTTTGGCGCAATGGCACTCTCATCTTTAGGCTCATTGCTCTTCCCTGACTCGGTCCAGCACGCCGCGCTCTATGCGCTCTACGCAATGGTCGCATTTGGTGTAGTTGTGCGACGTTGTGCGGGATTTTGTAGTGGCTTGATTAAATATTTCGTTACCAATACGTGGAATATGCTTCCGCTATGTAGTACGGAAACGTCCATAATACAGCTTTGAGAATGTATTAACTTATGCAATGGATGAAATATAAAgggaaaattgtaaaaaataaattaaattatgctcgatccgctgaaaataaatctaattattgtttatttttaaataaattcggCTACCTATTCGGTATAATTGCTGAAATAAACTTAACTATTGTTTTCCTAATTCTTGACTTACAAAAAAGTTTTGAAGATTGTTATAAACAATAATTcggtttatttttagcaaatatacctaataggtaggtttatttaaaaataactaaaagATAAGTTTATTTTCAGCGGATCAAGCATAAGCTGATTTATCATTAACAATATATCCTAATTCAAATGGAGGGAATATACTATATATTGATATTAAATGTTTTAGTTTacttttaagaaaaagtctGGTATGAACTTGGTCCACACTAATATTAGTGTGGACCAATTCTTACACTCCACTTACTCCACTCCTCCCCTCCCCACTCTTTCGCTCCACACTTCCACTTATTTCACTCTACTCTTATATTCTCactcaaaaagttttttttccgTTTATTTTATAATGAAGAGTGAAGAAAATAGGAATAGGAGTCTTAAAACTTGATCTACACTATTTTAATAAGGACCAAGTCCAAAGAAGAGGTTCTCTACTTCTAATTATACACGCAGTTTAACTATAAAAGGTAAGAATTTGTTGTAATGTAACATATACTTTATTCATGTTATTCGCCAAAACTATAGGAACTAGCTATTAAGTTTTTGTAGTTTGTACGTGATTCACAATTCTTTAATGTGAGGAAGTaatgattaaatataatatGTGAGACAAGCTAATCAcctgttaatttaagtttataATACTTTTGTTTTTCATAATGATATCAATGTCATCTTCTATGAAACCATCTTATTAGTTATGAGACAAGtgtataataattagtttactttcttgattactttaaagttataagtgataCTCTTAAAACGATAATTTCATATGGGTTAGCATAATAGAAATGAACTTACTGTGatatatatctttatttttattactatttttttgatagtatatataatattctaaattgtataatttttaacattttatgttttttttaattatatattgatGGCATTTTATTAGCCGATGATAATTTTGTAgtgtaatttataatttttccttgTTGATTGACAATTTATAATTCATTTTATAAGGAGTTTCTAATCTATTTATATATGAACAGAATATAAACTTAATTTGACTTAATTTGTTTGACATGTCTAATATGAGCTTGTGACATATACTCctattaaaataagaaaaaatgaaagaaaaattatctaaaataatccaacattttattggtttttctataataatcctaatttttaattaattatgattaatcataattttaattagGATCACTTATTTAAGAACATTATTGTCCAAATAATACTCAGTTTTTATAAGTttatatttacaaaaaaaaaagaaaaaactaaaaaatagaaaattaactAAAATCAAAATCACTAGCTATATAGGTAAAAGGTTATCTTGGTGCATTTTTAGCAAGCACCCTTTatattgaaattattcatatttaatcaaaagttgagattattattgagaaataagtaaaaaattagattatttttcataatttctcCAAAATATAACTTACATTATCTTTTTTTGGAGCTGATGACAAcctaactaattaaattaagcaCAGCAAAACTGAGTTAAGTTGAATAGATAGATAAGAATTAAAAGTGACAAATCAATAGTAGTAACATGTGAATGTAGTACATTCCCCCTTTTAGTTTGGCATATATTCATATATctatttgacaaaaataaaataataataataataataataataataataataataataatgtgaaTGTAAAAATATTTATCAGAACTAAACATAATTTAATGCATACAGAAAAAGTTATATGAAATAGGGTCTAACTATCATTAGTTATTATAAGGTAGGATATATATTGGATGTTGCATTTGATGATCatgcaaaatcaaatcaaacaaaattaaatttgaattttattcttcatcatcatgGAGTATATCCCAAttatatgaattaaaatttaggtttagagagaaaagaaagacgATAACTCATATTCATAAAGACTCAAGAAAACTTCAAAGATGAATTATCAGAAAAAACTTCAGTAGTCCAACAaccaacaacaaataaaatttgaaaataaactattttttaattaaatctctATCGGAAAACACATCATttactgcggtttttttgccataacATACGGCGGTTTTGACCTCAACCATTAATGATAATACCAGATGCCCTTTTTTAAATTCTGTAGATTTAAACCGCAGTCCAAAAGTGCACTATATGTTGCAATTTTCggaaaaccgcaacatataaagtattttaaaccgcagcacaaAAGCAAACTACATGTTGCAATTTtgggaaaaccgcagcatatatatatatatatgtgtgtgtgtgtgtgtatatatatatatataaatatctatatacatatatacacatatatatacatatatatacatatatatatatatatatatatatatatatatatatatatatatatatatatatatatatatatatatatatatatatatatatatacatatatatatatatttatatatacatatatatatatatataaatatatatatatatatatatatatatatatatatttatatatacatatatatatatatataaatatatatatatatatatatatatatatatatatatatatatatatatatatatatatatatatatacatatacatatacatatacatatacatatacatatatatatatatatatatatatatatatatatatatatatatatatatatatatatatatatatatatatatatatatatatatatatacatatacatatatatatatacatatacatatatatatatatatatatatatatatatatatatatatatatatatatatatatatatatatatatatatatacatatacatatacatatacatatatatatatatatatatatatatatatatatatatatatatatatatatatatatatatacatatacatatacatatatatatatatatatatatatatatatatatatatatatatatatatatatatatatatatatatatacaaaataggatatattatgttataaattaataacattttaaaaattatttcatagttacctttctgtgtaacataattacttttataattatgagtttttggctcaatcgtgaccataggttttttttattttagtgaaatcaagggtgtagaaaCCTTCTTACCCATCTCATTTTTAATAACATCACAATGGATCccttccatatatatatatatatatatatatatatatatatatatatatatatatatatatatatatatatatatatatatatatatatatttatatatatatatgcatatacatatatatatttatatatttatatatatgcatatatatatatataaatatatatatatatatatatatatatatatatatatatatatatatatatatgcatatatatatatatatatatatatatatatatatatatatatatatatatatatatataaacatacatacatacatatatatatatatatatatatatatatatatatatatatatatatatatatatatatatatatatatgtatatatatatatatatatatatatatatatgtatatatatgtatatatatatatatatatatatatatatatatatatatatatatatatatatatatatatatatatatgtatatatgtatatatatatatatatatatatatatatatatatatatatatatatatatatatgtatatatatatatatatatatatatatatatatatatatatatatatgtatatatatatatgtatatatatatatatatatatatatatatatatatatatatatatatatatatatatatatgtatatatatatatatatgtatatatatatatatatatatatatatatacatatatatatatatatatacatatatatatatatatacatatatatatatatatacatatatatatatatatacatatatatatatatatatatatatatatatatatatatatatatatatatatatatatatataaacatacatatatatatatatatacacacacacacacacccctatatatatatatacatatacacacacacatacacacacacacacacacacatatatatatgtgtgtgtgtgtaatacctcagatttagcttgaaaagagattgatagactactcatatcaacaaggtgcatcttcttttttaGGGAgatcatttgctaagaactccacagttaagtgtgattagtggggagcaatcttaggatgggtgacctcttgggaagtGTTCCCGGATGTGTGCGAgtaaggccaaagtgcgctggaaagacttgtgttggtttatggggccagtctacagtttacagtctccatgagtagtcacctgCGGTCCGAGGGGGCGGAGTGTTACaatatgtgttatatatatatatatatatatatatatatatatatatatatatatatatatatatatatatatatatatatatatatatatatatatatatctttgacTAATATAcactaatattaatatatatatatatatatatatatatatatatatatatatatatatatatatatatatatatatatatatatattttcaatatagtagtatatttaccaaatacttttaACTTAGTCAAATGAACCAACAATTATAGTTAATAGTCATTTGTCAAACATATTGCAAATTGGAAGTTCGGTTCATCAGTTCATTACTGTCAACATCAAAATGAGTAATCCCATACCATACCATTGTTTAGGACTTAGAAGAAGACTAGTATGCTTCTATACATTTATTACTCGCATATTTAAAGGTATTTGATCCTAAGATTCTAAAAGATCTCTAAATTTAGATATTTGATTTGACTTGCATTTATCACCAAATTCAAGTGAAGTTTTACCCTAACGGCTCATTTGATAGGTGGTAaaaacggtggtaatgagaatgaaaaatttagtgtaattttggttgaaaaatctatgGTATTTTGATGGCTATGCTTGTCCAATTTCAATCATCtcctttttttcataaaattcattccaatgcattattatTAAGAGAGGTtgtattaggcggtaatggaaatttgtaagcaaaaaaaattgtttttgatCAAAccttcattaccatgggaacgatatgaaactttacactataaatcatttctaTTACCACCACTTACtaccattaaccaaacgggTCATAAGAGAATTAGATATTGGTTTAGGTTGAGCAAGTATATAAATTTCCTCAGGTAATGATATAGTTTCGATTCTCATCTAACTCTCTTCTTCTCTCAATctaacatataataaaaatatctagCAATTGAACTTCAACTAGTCTCATTCGGAATAAAAATTAGAGATGATGTAAACTAATAGTCCCTCCTATTAAACCTAAGCATCCCATTTTTTCTTGTTGGATCAAGTCATcttaaatatctcatttttatTAGGGTCTGTTAACTTTATTACCACTTTATCCTTACCTTACCAAACTTAATCTTTTTACACTTTTACAATTACTAATCCTACTTTACCTGtatcaaaatttaaaagcaCTCCACTCTTTTtttcggatatttcatgatataccactgagtttcttcgaaattcactatataccacacaaaatgttctaattcaccatataccattgagtttatgtccgttagcacagaatatcattaatgacaactgccatcagtgtgccgtttgtggtaaattaccagtatgccattacgcattcaactggcgccattaTTAGGCTtgacttccccaaacacaacgtatttcatcaaaaaatatatcctccgtctttcttcttctccattcaagaaGAATATGCTACCAGCTTTTGTACTCAAATCGCAAGTCTGCAGGATCGAGTGGGGCAACATTGCATAAGATGTTTTGGATTGCGGCAAATGCCTACAATGAGTACGTTTTTGAAATAGCTATGTCCAAGATAAAAGAGTTTGATGcagcagcatatgactatctcaaAAATGTAGAAGAGCAGTGGAGTGTGCACATGTTTGACAGAACAGTTTGTTGTGATCATAACACAACAAACTTCGTAGAGTCATTCAATGCAATAACAAAGGCCAATAGGGACATGCCTGTGTTGACATTGCTGGAAGGTAAATTTGTGTCCCTGTTTTGctcatttaaatgcaaaaaaattgttgttgcttactgtgattttttttttttttgtttttggaataATTAAGATGTAAGGAATTCGTGCATGAAAAGGATGAGTTCCAGGTTCGATAAAGCAGTAAGTATGAAACCTAATGATCTAACAGAGCATGCAAAAGGGGTGTTGGCGACTAGGACTGATGATTTTAGGTTCTGCCATGTCACTGCAGCTGGAGGTGGAGAGTTTGAGGTGAGGGATGGCCATGTCAAGTTTCCTGTCACCcttggaaatatgacttgtgGGTGTGGGAAATGGCAAGGATTAGAGATCCCTTGCAAGCATGGGCTAAGGGTCATTTACAACCAGAGACTTGATTCTAGGGACTTTGTCTCACCTTTCTACAAGGGGGCTGCTTACAAGCTCACTTATGGAGACCACATCCACCCCATGGCTGATCCAACTCACTGACCTTTACTAGATGTGCCAGAAATTGCACCACTCCAAGGGAAAAGAAATGTTAGCAGACCACCTAAGCAAAGGAGAAGAGCTGTTCATGAatcaaaaaaaggaaagaggcataagaataaaaaatgcaGCCTATGCAAAGAACTAGTCCACAATGCACTGACATGTAAGGCAAAAAAGACATCATCAAAAAAGGCAGCACATGCAGCTTCTTCTTCACAGCAAGGCAACACTAGGGGGAAGAAAAAGGCTGCTACTTAGCATTATTTAGTGTCATTTTTTTGGTAAACAGTGTTTATtgtcaagttgtttttgaacaaaatgttaactactggtttgtatgacacttcttttgtttatcataattccaacgggtatatttttaaaaaaatggtatttgacgcaaataaaaaaagtaaatggtacatggtgaattattaatttatcacaaacggcacactgacgacagttgtcattaatggtattctgtgttaacggacgtaaactcaatggtatatggtgaattagaacattttgtgtggtatatggtgaatttcgaagaaactcagtgatatatcatgaaatatccattTTTTTCATATGTGATCTCATTTGATcatctaaaaatagtaaaaagccAGATAAAACGCttaaagataaataaaagaTTACTATCAACTAGTATTTATACTCACTCACGTAATAAATCCTGTACAAAGATTTGCAGATGCCTTAGACCAAATGTGTAGTAGAAACATGAGACAAtgcataaaaaaacaataaaatattcaaCACGTTAATGAATACTTGAATCAATTCAATGATCTTGACCATTATTATCTATCTCATATTCATATGGTACTATATAGAAATATAGTTAGGAGGAGAGAATTAATTATGTCCAAGTTACAGCATTAGACCTCTTTTAATGGTGGGGAAATTTCTATGAGTGCaaatttttttgtggctttttgtATCgagtaaagtaaaaaaaaaaattgcaaatatTTCTAGAAGAAATATCAATGAGAGGAAATTTTCCACAATCCAAAATAAATAGAAGCTTGACACTTGttttaattaacattttttattttagtaaataggtttttttttatgcatttatcaaaaaatatatacaaataaatcAATGGTCatgaaattttatgttttataattagacaCGCATTTTGctatatacttaaaaaaattattttttttaaattctatatAAATTAGTCTTTAGAAAGTGGTGagaaatgttttttattttcttattaataagataatttttctatgtaaaaaatttcaacataaaaatataatatacattacaaAGAAAATGTTGAGAGAGCTTAgggattaaatttttttcactCACCGGTCACCAATAAGAGTGCTCTTACGATAATAATTCTGTATCCGATGGGACTTGGGAGTATCCAAAGTCCACCCAACAAACAAATAGAAGTAGTTTCAAGTCAAAATGAACAGATTGTATAATACTGTCTCTACTCTGTACTCTGTTGTGGACTAGTCCATCGTCATGCATGCTCTATCCACGCGGCTTCTATTTACTCTACTTATCTTATAAACCTTTTTTTGATATGTCGATGAAACATTTTGACCTTTAATAGTTTTAATTGGCGTgattaagaattataaaaatttgatattaataatttttacattgagagaataaaataagatttcatatgactatattttaaataattaattaaagtcaaaatataaattaaaagtgattagtAAATAGTAAATGAAATACGTAGGAAAAATAGAAGGGTGTATGAGATTTAGTACTACAAAACTATTGGAAAAGATATCATTAGAATAAAAGTATTCTTTTTGTCCCTCCGAAATAAAGCTAATTGACTCAAAAAACTCTCATATATTTAAGTCAAATGGTGCAATCTTATAGGAATAGAAAAAGtactatttattattgaaattaatttatttgtccctataatttaacattatttttctttttaattttacccCTTTCATTATTCTATTCATGAAAATATATTGATCACTTTCttaatttaacattatttttcattttaattttaccccttttatttttctattcataaaaatatattgatCACTTTCTATTAATTTCGTCAACGcattttaattatcttttaatttcattcatataaCTTTATCTATTTTTTCATTCATTACCAAATGaatgcatttttttttctaatatttgACTATCACTTTTGATGTAAAATAAAAGAGAGAgccatctcaaaaaaaaaaggagtgcTAGTTGATTCAAATTCTAGTACttctaataaataatatatcgTCATTGTtaaatttgcaatatttttcaGTTTGGTTTATCCCACTtaacttacattatttttattttaactctCGTTCAtccattttaactctctttgaATTGCATCCATACAATtcattatctttttttatttattaccttAATCTTAAAAACTAACCTATTTCTCTTTGGTTTAAATCTAATGAGACAAATGAATATATGACATAATATTAGGTAATATTAGGTAAAATTTAGAGGTCTTGAGTTTTGTATAGCCAATAAAAACGGAAAATATGTTAGTTGGATATTAGTTCAACCTTAGGGGTGGAAACATAACTCCAATTGGATTTTACACATTCAAACTTTGCTCTAAATAAAAGCTTATTTATATGTACTTCAACTCTTGAATCTCCCACGGAGTCAACTCATGATATTTTTTCCGAGAATTGCAAGCAATAACTCACAACGATAAACTCTTTTTGACACATGATTTTCCCCAAGTCtagtttcaaaaaaaaaataattctaccTATTAATTGCCCAAGTTCTACTATAATAATCACTAATGATAAACTCAGAAACAACGAGGAATCAAATCAACAAAAAGGTTAAATTGATAATTGAAACCCTTCTACATATCATATACTCTACATATCATATACTCTGATGTCCTCTTACATCAAAATCCTTTGATTTAGAATATGAATGATTCAAACACGTGACCTTTCATCACGTTATATTTCGATACCATATCAAGTAAAAAACTCAACCAAATGCTTAAGTATATGGTTAATACcctcaaaatatgttatatactttaccACGTCACTTTACACATTGTCATGTGGTTCAGAAGTGTGGATACAACATAAGACTCTTTCATACTTAACGCTAATAATTCCCTTGAAAATGAGAGTagataaaaatcaaacttatgACTTCTGATGTCAATGTCAAGAACTAATTCAACTAAAAAGTTAAACTAACGGTTGATAGTCATGATATGTTACATGCTCTATCACAATCCTCCAAGTTTTTCTCCCTACGCCTGAAAATAAGTCGTATTTTCTTACTGCAATGACTACAATGCTCAACTCTAGTTTGCAACAATTTCAGAAACTCGTAAACGAAAACAAGAGAGATCACACATTAAAATGATCAAGAAAAGATGGGAGTATATAACCTACTGACAGTTTGCAAATGATAGTCTAGTGATCTTTATGTCACTGCTAAATCAAAAAGATAATTTACCATGATTCCCAGAAGCCAACCTCAAGAAATCTGGTTAATATTTGTATCCGATATCGTTCacacaaacccttaaaatgaaTAGATTATAGAAGAACATACCACCAACCCGATTGTCCCACGAACAAAAAACGGATGCTAAGAAATTAAACTGCACAGACGACATTCTTATATTGACATTAGAACTGTAGAGCTCAATCTCGGTTTCAACTAAACCTAACAATACTAAACTACACTTTCGCCATCAGACTGCATGGATTGGACTACCACCGGAATTCATACCTGAACTGCTGGGAGCGGGATTAGCATGAAAAGCAGATTGTCTTGAGGGACCATCCAGCAATTTTAGCGACAAACTCGAGGGTTCTCCACTCCCGATGGTTTCCCCTAAGCTCAATTTTGACATGCCAACAAGTTCATCAACGTTGATTGGCTTTTTTGAAAGAACGGCAGTAGGCTTAACCACCTCATGGGTCTCCTTGATGGGTTCAGAATTATAGCTGGTCCAATATGGGACGGGATAAGGGTAGAAAGGGGGAACATAAGCAGGGTATACAATAGGGTAATAATTTTGGGAAGTATCGGTCGGGTAAGAACTACTTTGGTCGGGTTCTGGCTTAGATAGAACTGGTTCCGGATCATTGAAGTTTGAGTTGCTAGATGCCATCGACTCACATTCTTCATCGAGCACAGGAGCAGGAGGTAAAGGATGGTTATTGTCCTGTGTTTCAGCATCTAATGGATGCTCAGGGAGGAAATCATGTGTCGCCATCGGTGTATCGCCACCCTGTAAAAACAATGTTTAAATGTTAGCATATGCATGGTCCCACCAAAGAATGGtattgagaatataaatgaGAAAATTAGATGCTCCACAGGAAAGCAACCAATCGGTCTCTTGAGAGACATCTCTCAGGCACAACCTATTAAAGCTTagttaaacaaaaaaatgataatGGGCTGATCAAATTAGGGATGGTCACTAAAATCTCACAAGAGActatctctcacaagaatttgtgttggtAAATCTCACATATGATCACTAAAATCCAAATGTAGTACTAATAATGATGTAAGGATAGATAATCACCTCATCAGCTACAATGTCAAACAAGCTAGAACGTCTTTTCCTTCTAGACACATTGCTTAGCCGAATGAAATATTTTTGAGCATGACTTGCGACTTGAGTTGGTGTCCTAGATATCACATAATCACGTGCTATTCCCCGCCAATCACCCTTCCCAAGTTTTTGCAGTCCCAGCAGAAACATCCTATGCTCGTCCTCTGTCCAGGGAACACCTATTGAAGAAAAGAGATATCATACAAATAGATATAACATAAAAAACTTTGGATGACAGATATATCACCAAATTTTTTTGATCCCAGATCCCAATTCCCACAGACTAAGATAATTTGAGGAAATTCCCAgactaagatagtttaaggaaTTTCCCAAACCGATAAATACCAAAAGAAACACAATCACACGTCTCATCTTTGCAGATCTGTGAGGTGTTAGAGTAGGAAAAACTGAAGACTTTAGGACACataaatgaagtaattttaggACACCAAATTTAGCAAAAGCTCAC harbors:
- the LOC130800937 gene encoding uncharacterized protein LOC130800937, whose amino-acid sequence is MFWIAANAYNEYVFEIAMSKIKEFDAAAYDYLKNVEEQWSVHMFDRTVCCDHNTTNFVESFNAITKANRDMPVLTLLEDVRNSCMKRMSSRFDKAVSMKPNDLTEHAKGVLATRTDDFRFCHVTAAGGGEFEVRDGHVKFPVTLGNMTCGCGKWQGLEIPCKHGLRVIYNQRLDSRDFVSPFYKGAAYKLTYGDHIHPMADPTH
- the LOC130801421 gene encoding transcription factor MYBS3 — protein: MTRRCSHCSHNGHNSRTCPNRGVKLFGVRLTDGSIRKSASMGNLSLHQNGVVGNTSPATGDHTPDHVNTTTDGYASEDFVPGSSSSRDRKKGVPWTEDEHRMFLLGLQKLGKGDWRGIARDYVISRTPTQVASHAQKYFIRLSNVSRRKRRSSLFDIVADEGGDTPMATHDFLPEHPLDAETQDNNHPLPPAPVLDEECESMASSNSNFNDPEPVLSKPEPDQSSSYPTDTSQNYYPIVYPAYVPPFYPYPVPYWTSYNSEPIKETHEVVKPTAVLSKKPINVDELVGMSKLSLGETIGSGEPSSLSLKLLDGPSRQSAFHANPAPSSSGMNSGGSPIHAV